One window from the genome of Bacillus weihaiensis encodes:
- a CDS encoding DUF1146 family protein, with product MLVNLMFMVITWWALQALNIEKWIKPGKVVQARALLLLLTIAIGSMVSSFFLDYLLWSQQLPSLF from the coding sequence ATGCTTGTAAATCTTATGTTCATGGTCATCACATGGTGGGCTTTACAAGCGTTAAACATTGAGAAATGGATAAAACCGGGCAAAGTGGTTCAAGCAAGAGCACTCTTACTATTATTGACGATTGCAATAGGATCTATGGTTAGCAGTTTCTTCCTGGATTATTTGCTTTGGTCACAACAGCTTCCATCACTTTTTTAA